From a single Actinomycetota bacterium genomic region:
- a CDS encoding carboxypeptidase M32: GNLYAAQLFEAALEAIPNLYDQFEGGEFGALKEWLNRNVHAHGQRHRPEELCEVATGKRLSADPLLRHLESKLRPLYGA; the protein is encoded by the coding sequence TCGGCAACTTGTACGCGGCGCAGCTTTTCGAGGCGGCGCTGGAGGCGATCCCGAACCTTTACGACCAGTTCGAGGGCGGCGAGTTCGGCGCGCTCAAGGAGTGGCTCAACCGCAACGTCCACGCGCACGGACAGCGCCACCGGCCTGAAGAACTGTGTGAGGTGGCCACGGGCAAGCGTCTGAGCGCCGACCCGCTGCTGCGTCATCTCGAGTCGAAGCTCCGCCCTCTCTACGGCGCCTGA
- a CDS encoding SpoIIE family protein phosphatase: MKLDTAVESERLAAVRRYDVLDTPPDGSFDRITELAARLMDVPIAIVSIVDSDRIWFKSHHGLDVEQIGREPGLCASAILQDRPWLVNDASVDPRTLSNPLVAGDFGLRFYLGVPLKTHDGYNLGTLCVIDREPREVSEQELANLEDLAAIVMDELELRLSARLSVALESELRRTAEDVAVTLQESLLPPTLPSVEGLEFASRYHVAARDRVGGDFYDVIKFDSGCAVVVGDVCGKGAKAAALTGAARWTLRTTSLEARPPSEVLQRLNHIVAGATEGTDRYLTIAYAHLVPNDSGAEVTLSLGGHPHPIVVPARGPVARVGATAPIVGWRAEETFHDVALDLAPGDLLVMFTDGLQEAIGGHGTADDLALQELLARLAGQSAESVAQAIDEAFGSDAMHDDAAFVVVRVSDRALQAP, translated from the coding sequence GTGAAGTTGGACACCGCTGTCGAGTCCGAACGGCTGGCGGCCGTCCGGCGATACGACGTGCTGGACACGCCCCCGGACGGATCCTTCGACAGGATCACCGAGCTGGCCGCCCGGCTGATGGACGTGCCGATCGCGATCGTGAGCATCGTGGACTCCGATCGCATCTGGTTTAAGTCCCACCACGGGCTGGATGTCGAACAGATCGGCCGCGAACCCGGCCTCTGCGCGTCGGCGATCCTTCAGGACCGCCCCTGGCTTGTCAACGACGCCTCGGTGGACCCGCGAACGCTGTCCAATCCCCTGGTCGCCGGCGATTTCGGCCTCCGGTTCTACCTGGGCGTGCCTCTGAAGACCCACGACGGCTACAACCTGGGGACGCTGTGCGTTATCGACCGGGAGCCGCGCGAGGTGTCCGAACAGGAATTGGCGAACCTGGAGGACCTGGCGGCCATCGTGATGGACGAGCTCGAGCTTCGGCTTTCGGCGCGGCTGTCGGTGGCTCTGGAGTCAGAGCTGCGCCGCACGGCCGAAGACGTCGCGGTCACGCTCCAGGAGTCGCTGCTTCCCCCGACGTTGCCTTCGGTGGAAGGCCTGGAGTTCGCCAGCCGCTACCACGTGGCCGCTCGTGACCGGGTCGGCGGCGACTTCTACGACGTGATCAAGTTCGACTCAGGGTGTGCTGTGGTGGTCGGGGACGTGTGCGGCAAGGGAGCCAAGGCCGCGGCGCTGACGGGGGCCGCGCGCTGGACCCTGCGCACCACGAGCCTTGAGGCCCGGCCCCCCTCGGAGGTGCTGCAGCGGCTGAACCACATAGTGGCCGGCGCGACAGAGGGCACCGACAGATACCTCACCATCGCCTATGCGCACTTGGTCCCCAACGATTCGGGAGCGGAGGTGACGCTGTCCCTCGGCGGGCACCCTCATCCCATCGTCGTTCCTGCCCGGGGTCCGGTCGCCCGGGTGGGCGCGACTGCTCCGATCGTCGGTTGGCGGGCCGAGGAGACATTCCACGACGTGGCTTTGGACCTTGCGCCCGGCGACCTGCTCGTGATGTTCACCGATGGCCTCCAGGAGGCCATCGGGGGTCACGGAACGGCCGACGATCTGGCGCTTCAGGAGCTTCTTGCCCGTCTGGCCGGACAGAGTGCGGAGTCGGTGGCGCAGGCCATCGACGAGGCGTTCGGCTCGGACGCGATGCACGACGATGCTGCCTTTGTGGTGGTGCGGGTCTCCGACCGCGCGCTTCAGGCGCCGTAG
- a CDS encoding tryptophanase: MPQEFRTIIEPFRIKSVEPIRFTTRDQREEALEAAGYNLFALHADMVLIDLLTDSGTGAMSSEQWAGMLRGNEAYAGSPSFFRFEAAVKDITGFEHVIPTHQGRAAERILFTETAAAGQVVCNNTHFDTTRANVEHTGAQALDLVIEEGRQPSSLHPFKGNIDLDRLEQTLRVGNVPLVMLTVTNNSGGGQPVSLKNIRETRQLCDRHGVPLFLDACRFAENAWFISQREPGQEGRAPVDIAREMFSLADGATFSAKKDGLANIGGFLAMNNDELAARCRTNLVLTEGFPTYGGLAGYDLEAIAVGLTEVLEPDYLRYRIRSIEYLWEKVTSAGVPAVSPPGGHAVYLDAGRLLPHIPPSRYPGQSLAVELYRVGGIRSVEIGSVMFGRPGPGGAEEPAAMELVRLTIPRRVYTQSHIDYVAEVVMQVAKAAESLPGYRIVWQPPMLRHFTARFEPDQ; this comes from the coding sequence ATGCCGCAGGAGTTCCGCACGATCATCGAGCCGTTCCGGATAAAAAGCGTCGAGCCGATCCGGTTCACCACACGCGACCAGCGCGAGGAGGCTCTGGAGGCCGCCGGCTACAACCTGTTCGCGCTGCACGCCGACATGGTGCTGATCGACCTGTTGACCGACTCAGGCACCGGCGCCATGTCGTCCGAGCAGTGGGCGGGGATGCTTCGCGGCAACGAGGCCTACGCGGGGTCGCCGTCCTTTTTCCGCTTTGAGGCCGCCGTCAAGGACATAACCGGCTTTGAGCACGTGATCCCGACCCACCAGGGGCGCGCCGCCGAGAGAATCCTGTTCACGGAGACTGCCGCGGCCGGACAGGTTGTCTGCAACAACACCCACTTCGACACGACCCGGGCCAACGTCGAGCACACGGGGGCCCAGGCGTTGGACCTGGTGATCGAGGAGGGGCGGCAGCCATCGTCGCTTCACCCGTTCAAGGGCAACATCGACCTGGACCGTTTGGAGCAGACGCTGCGGGTGGGCAACGTCCCGCTGGTGATGCTCACCGTCACCAACAACTCCGGCGGCGGACAGCCGGTGTCCCTGAAGAACATCCGCGAGACCCGTCAGCTGTGCGACCGCCACGGCGTCCCGCTGTTCCTGGACGCGTGCCGGTTCGCCGAGAACGCCTGGTTCATCAGCCAGCGGGAGCCGGGACAGGAAGGCCGGGCCCCCGTGGACATCGCCCGCGAGATGTTCTCGCTCGCCGACGGTGCGACGTTCAGCGCGAAAAAGGACGGTTTGGCCAACATCGGCGGCTTTCTGGCCATGAACAACGACGAGCTCGCGGCCCGCTGCCGAACCAACCTCGTGCTCACCGAGGGCTTTCCGACGTACGGGGGACTGGCCGGCTACGACCTGGAGGCCATCGCCGTCGGACTGACCGAGGTCCTGGAGCCGGACTACCTTCGCTATCGCATCCGCAGCATCGAGTACCTGTGGGAAAAGGTGACATCCGCGGGCGTCCCGGCCGTCAGTCCGCCCGGGGGCCACGCGGTCTACCTGGACGCAGGCCGGCTGCTGCCGCACATCCCGCCGTCGCGGTATCCGGGACAGTCGCTGGCGGTCGAGCTGTACCGCGTCGGCGGGATCAGGTCCGTGGAGATAGGCAGCGTGATGTTCGGACGTCCGGGCCCCGGGGGGGCCGAGGAGCCGGCGGCGATGGAGCTTGTCCGACTGACGATCCCTCGCCGGGTCTACACGCAGTCGCACATCGATTACGTCGCGGAGGTGGTGATGCAGGTGGCAAAGGCGGCCGAGTCGCTTCCCGGGTACCGGATCGTGTGGCAGCCGCCGATGCTGCGTCATTTCACGGCCCGATTCGAGCCGGACCAATGA